One Phaseolus vulgaris cultivar G19833 chromosome 2, P. vulgaris v2.0, whole genome shotgun sequence DNA window includes the following coding sequences:
- the LOC137809127 gene encoding uncharacterized protein, protein MTTECVEKRLYQMMGEALRDSLSQYESEAGVAKDQVQQLKRDLTMRGLEFSRLENALKEELRSERKDSAELGQKLNAKLLEVTELEGRLVHQQEKIAGLEETLKAKGAYADELEAKSIEREDLLGNIKADMDQKAKELSEKDKELNESATKLGQALEENEKLKKQSEELDLNAANVLTSGFGAALEQFACAYLDLDLSQFSICHEVGDGKIAPSD, encoded by the coding sequence ATGACTACCGAGTGCGTAGAGAAACGCCTTTACCAGATGATGGGCGAGGCTTTAAGGGACTCCTTGAGCCAGTATGAATCCGAAGCCGGTGTTGCGAAAGACCAAGTTCAACAACTTAAGCGTGATCTTACGATGCGGGGATTGGAGTTTTCGCGGTTAGAGAATGCTTTGAAGGAGGAGTTGCGGAGCGAACGCAAAGATAGCGCTGAACTAGGCCAAAAGCTCAACGCCAAACTCTTAGAGGTCACCGAACTCGAGGGCAGACTCGTGCATCAACAGGAGAAGATAGCGGGCCTTGAGGAGACTCTCAAGGCTAAAGGGGCCTATGCGGACGAGCTCGAGGCCAAGTCGATTGAGAGGGAGGATCTACTGGGTAACATCAAAGCTGACATGGACCAAAAAGCCAAGGAACTGAGCGAGAAAGATAAGGAGCTGAACGAATCTGCAACAAAACTTGGCCAGGCGCTTGAGGAGAACGaaaagctgaagaaacaaaGTGAAGAACTCGACCTCAATGCCGCAAATGTTCTGACTTCCGGGTTTGGCGCAGCCTTGGAGCAGTTCGCTTGTGCTTACCTCGACTTGGACCTCTCCCAGTTCTCGATTTGCCATGAAGTGGGAGACGGCAAAATTGCACCCTCAGATTAA